The genomic stretch ATATTGCCCTGTCGCCATCGGTGAATCCGCCAAAGTTATAGAGGGTTCCTATAGGCTGTGCCTGGGTAGTGCCTAATACATTGTTGAAAAATGAAGTTAAAGAAGCTATTCTTTCAATATTGTCACCATGGGCATGAATGACAATGTTTGCACCTCTTAAATTAGCAAGAAGAATATCATCAATATTTCCGTCCAGATCGGTAGCTACAATATCCGGAACAATCTTTTGTTCTATCATTGCGGTTGTTGCACCGTCTGCTGCAACCAGAACATAATCTTTCAAATCATAATTTTCTTTAAGCATTGAAATGTGCTCTTTAATTGAAGGTCCGGCACCAAATACAATATATTTATCTGAAAATCCGACAATTTCGCCTAAATCGTTTAAAGTCAAACATCC from uncultured Methanobrevibacter sp. encodes the following:
- a CDS encoding 6-hydroxymethylpterin diphosphokinase MptE-like protein, with the translated sequence MEFGLWEKYYIEILDDFGFSREGDEESAKLLDEILSTEGCLTLNDLGEIVGFSDKYIVFGAGPSIKEHISMLKENYDLKDYVLVAADGATTAMIEQKIVPDIVATDLDGNIDDILLANLRGANIVIHAHGDNIERIASLTSFFNNVLGTTQAQPIGTLYNFGGFTDGDRAIFLAVALGASEITLAGMDFGDIVTKYSRPNISNALEEADDFKKKKLRYAEKFTNWVAENENVEIINLKE